A single region of the Phycisphaerae bacterium RAS1 genome encodes:
- a CDS encoding Tetratricopeptide repeat protein: protein MTPGKVILMRTPCIALSLTLCAGRPAAASSPVLLRPEYSEKPGAAAPRWPLTPSRDLALTLGLSGDDACVDVWMSSDSGRSWSWTGRTPDRFGVVRLSVAEDGFYQFYVVATNAAGPSGDDPAVGSTPHATIEVDATPPTFQLISASWPGADQPLSIRAVLIDEHAMPEVRVFYRDGPDRAWVDGGTAPCADGRLSWRPRGRLGSGRIDLRVVASDWAGNCVFDELSDIRTPQARAAVPAPPGLELAARVEPQRNVPDEPGTSPTSRVAADIVHLRSLAAQFSRQGRHELALARLEDALALRPDDGDLLTAAGEACLQLGRLEAADARFAAALRGAADDAGALRGSARLAAARGRHADARHHLLRLVELAPQDAASWLALGDACFQLGEREAASDAWRRALELGGDQEAAGQARRRLEQFSNR, encoded by the coding sequence ATGACACCGGGCAAGGTGATTCTCATGCGCACGCCCTGCATTGCACTCAGCCTGACGCTCTGCGCGGGACGGCCCGCCGCCGCGAGTTCTCCGGTGCTGCTGCGTCCGGAGTATAGCGAGAAGCCGGGGGCGGCGGCTCCGCGCTGGCCGCTGACGCCGTCGCGCGACCTGGCGCTGACGCTGGGCTTGTCCGGAGACGACGCTTGCGTCGACGTGTGGATGTCCAGCGACAGCGGGCGCTCGTGGAGTTGGACCGGGCGGACGCCGGACCGTTTTGGCGTGGTGCGCCTGAGTGTGGCCGAAGATGGCTTCTACCAGTTTTACGTGGTCGCGACGAACGCGGCCGGGCCGTCCGGAGACGATCCCGCCGTCGGCTCGACGCCGCACGCGACGATCGAAGTGGACGCGACGCCGCCGACGTTTCAGTTGATCTCGGCGTCGTGGCCGGGCGCGGATCAGCCGCTCAGCATCCGAGCGGTGTTGATTGATGAACACGCGATGCCGGAGGTGCGCGTTTTCTACCGCGACGGGCCGGATCGCGCCTGGGTGGACGGCGGCACGGCGCCATGCGCCGATGGGCGGTTGTCGTGGCGGCCGCGAGGCAGGCTCGGCAGCGGCCGCATCGACCTGCGCGTGGTGGCGTCGGATTGGGCGGGAAACTGCGTCTTTGACGAGCTGTCCGACATCCGAACGCCCCAAGCACGTGCAGCCGTGCCGGCCCCACCGGGACTCGAGCTGGCGGCGCGCGTCGAACCGCAACGGAATGTCCCCGACGAGCCAGGCACGTCGCCAACGTCGCGCGTGGCTGCCGATATCGTCCACCTGCGTTCGCTCGCGGCACAATTCAGCCGCCAGGGTCGCCATGAGCTGGCGCTGGCGCGCCTGGAGGATGCCCTAGCGCTGCGGCCGGACGACGGCGACCTCCTGACCGCTGCCGGCGAAGCCTGCCTGCAGCTCGGGCGACTGGAGGCGGCGGACGCCCGCTTCGCCGCGGCGCTTCGCGGCGCGGCTGACGACGCCGGAGCTCTGCGTGGTTCGGCGCGTCTGGCGGCGGCACGCGGAAGGCACGCGGACGCCCGGCATCACCTGCTGAGGCTGGTTGAGCTGGCGCCGCAGGATGCGGCGTCGTGGCTGGCGCTCGGAGACGCGTGTTTTCAGCTTGGAGAGCGCGAGGCCGCGTCCGACGCATGGCGGCGGGCGCTGGAACTGGGCGGGGACCAGGAGGCGGCCGGGCAGGCCCGACGACGGCTGGAGCAGTTTTCAAACCGCTGA
- a CDS encoding putative peptidoglycan binding domain protein, with translation MEQPSSGKTHTVSANETILSIAHTYGFRTWETIWDHETNQPLREARPDPTILAPGDKVFIPPKKQKKETAELEKTNTYWVKSLKARMKYVVRFESGKKLVNTLYRLVVEEKTFEGRTDADGVIDVEISPTARKGTLTVWYNEEDPEDMLTWEIAVGGMDPIDTITGVQARLNHLGFDAGPVTGSMNEETTAAIRAFQEFIGVAEPSGQPDADTLKALELLQNAK, from the coding sequence ATGGAGCAACCGAGCAGCGGCAAGACGCACACCGTCTCTGCCAACGAGACTATTCTCAGCATCGCACACACTTACGGCTTCCGCACCTGGGAGACGATCTGGGACCACGAAACCAACCAGCCGCTGCGCGAGGCGCGGCCTGATCCGACCATTCTCGCCCCCGGCGACAAGGTCTTCATCCCGCCCAAAAAGCAGAAGAAAGAGACGGCCGAGCTGGAGAAGACGAATACCTACTGGGTCAAGTCGCTCAAGGCGCGGATGAAGTACGTGGTGCGTTTCGAAAGCGGCAAGAAACTGGTCAATACGCTCTACCGTCTTGTCGTCGAAGAAAAGACGTTTGAGGGACGCACTGACGCCGACGGGGTGATCGACGTCGAGATTTCGCCGACCGCCCGCAAGGGCACGCTCACGGTCTGGTACAACGAGGAAGACCCGGAAGACATGCTGACCTGGGAGATCGCCGTCGGCGGAATGGACCCGATCGACACGATCACCGGCGTGCAGGCGCGGCTCAATCACCTGGGCTTCGACGCCGGCCCCGTGACCGGCTCAATGAACGAAGAGACAACCGCCGCGATCCGTGCCTTTCAGGAGTTCATCGGCGTGGCCGAGCCGAGCGGACAGCCGGACGCGGACACGCTCAAAGCGCTGGAGCTGCTCCAAAACGCCAAGTAA